One genomic region from Ornithinimicrobium flavum encodes:
- a CDS encoding DUF3073 domain-containing protein, giving the protein MGRGRAKAKQIKVARKLKYSAPSTDLSALERELRASRGDVDDHSDPVPD; this is encoded by the coding sequence ATGGGGCGCGGCCGAGCCAAGGCTAAGCAGATCAAGGTGGCACGGAAGCTGAAGTACTCAGCGCCGAGCACCGACCTCAGCGCACTCGAGCGGGAGCTCCGAGCCTCGCGCGGAGACGTCGACGACCACTCCGACCCGGTTCCCGACTAG